The Sander lucioperca isolate FBNREF2018 chromosome 15, SLUC_FBN_1.2, whole genome shotgun sequence genome window below encodes:
- the ly6pge gene encoding lymphocyte antigen 6 family member pge isoform X2, which produces MRAVQYCPLLLFSLVLLATNSKALRCYTCMGSNNADCNRQGSKSCPSYSDACAVVVGHDSGVMKSCSYKSFCSQANSQGYRAPGVRVYCCYGDDCNVTSFASLLPGPNYLLLFLPLFFHCFFK; this is translated from the exons ATGAGAGCTGTCCAGTACTGTCCGCTGCTCCTGTTTTCCCTGGTCCTGCTAGCAACCAACA GTAAAGCTCTGCGATGTTATACCTGTATGGGCTCCAATAACGCTGACTGCAACCGGCAAGGCTCCAAATCTTGTCCCAGCTACTCTGATGCCTGCGCTGTGGTGGTGGGCCATGACA GTGGGGTGATGAAGTCATGCTCCTACAAGTCTTTCTGTAGTCAGGCCAACAGCCAGGGCTACAGAGCACCAGGTGTCAGAGTTTACTGCTGCTACGGTGATGACTGCAATGTGACCAGCTTTGCCTCACTGCTGCCAGGCCCTAACTATCTGCTGCTGTTTCTGCCTCTGTTCTTCCACTGCTTTTTCAAGTAA
- the ly6pge gene encoding lymphocyte antigen 6 family member pge isoform X1: MRAVQYCPLLLFSLVLLATNSKALRCYTCMGSNNADCNRQGSKSCPSYSDACAVVVGHDSESNSDSGVMKSCSYKSFCSQANSQGYRAPGVRVYCCYGDDCNVTSFASLLPGPNYLLLFLPLFFHCFFK, from the exons ATGAGAGCTGTCCAGTACTGTCCGCTGCTCCTGTTTTCCCTGGTCCTGCTAGCAACCAACA GTAAAGCTCTGCGATGTTATACCTGTATGGGCTCCAATAACGCTGACTGCAACCGGCAAGGCTCCAAATCTTGTCCCAGCTACTCTGATGCCTGCGCTGTGGTGGTGGGCCATGACAGTGAGTCCAACAGTGACA GTGGGGTGATGAAGTCATGCTCCTACAAGTCTTTCTGTAGTCAGGCCAACAGCCAGGGCTACAGAGCACCAGGTGTCAGAGTTTACTGCTGCTACGGTGATGACTGCAATGTGACCAGCTTTGCCTCACTGCTGCCAGGCCCTAACTATCTGCTGCTGTTTCTGCCTCTGTTCTTCCACTGCTTTTTCAAGTAA